In Ciconia boyciana chromosome 3, ASM3463844v1, whole genome shotgun sequence, a genomic segment contains:
- the RTN4 gene encoding reticulon-4 isoform X6, giving the protein MDAKMVVDLLYWRDIKKTGVVFGASLFLLLSLTVFSIVSVTAYIALALLSVTISFRIYKGVIQAIQKSDEGHPFRAYLESDVAVSEELIQKYSNVVLGHINGTVKELRRLFLVDDLVDSLKFAVLMWVFTYVGALFNGLTLLILALISLFSVPVIYERHQAQIDHYLGLVNKNVKDAMAKIQAKIPGLKRKTE; this is encoded by the exons ATGGATGCCAAAATGG ttgTTGACCTCCTTTACTGGCGAGACATTAAGAAGACAGGAGTGGTGTTTGGTGCCAGcttgttcctgctgctttcattaACAGTGTTCAGCATTGTGAGCGTGACAGCTTACATTGCCTTGGCCCTGCTTTCTGTGACGATCAGCTTTAGGATATACAAGGGAGTTATCCAGGCAATCCAAAAGTCTGATGAAGGCCACCCGTTTag GGCTTACTTGGAGTCTGATGTAGCTGTGTCTGAAGAGCTTATTCAGAAATACAGTAACGTTGTGCTTGGTCACATTAATGGCACAGTCAAAGAGCTGAGACGTCTCTTCCTAGTCGATGACTTAGTTGATTCTCTGAAG ttcGCAGTGTTGATGTGGGTATTCACTTATGTTGGTGCCTTGTTTAATGGTCTGACATTACTGATTCTGG CTTTGATTTCGCTCTTCAGTGTTCCTGTTATTTATGAGAGACATCAG GCCCAAATTGACCATTATTTGGGACTCGTCAACAAGAATGTCAAAGATGCGATGGCTAA GATCCAAGCAAAGATCCCTGGCTTGAAGCGCAAAACTGAGTAA
- the RTN4 gene encoding reticulon-4 isoform X5: protein MDSQPSSWKDKVVDLLYWRDIKKTGVVFGASLFLLLSLTVFSIVSVTAYIALALLSVTISFRIYKGVIQAIQKSDEGHPFRAYLESDVAVSEELIQKYSNVVLGHINGTVKELRRLFLVDDLVDSLKFAVLMWVFTYVGALFNGLTLLILALISLFSVPVIYERHQAQIDHYLGLVNKNVKDAMAKIQAKIPGLKRKTE from the exons ATGGACAGTCAGCCGAGCAGTTGGAAGGATAAGG ttgTTGACCTCCTTTACTGGCGAGACATTAAGAAGACAGGAGTGGTGTTTGGTGCCAGcttgttcctgctgctttcattaACAGTGTTCAGCATTGTGAGCGTGACAGCTTACATTGCCTTGGCCCTGCTTTCTGTGACGATCAGCTTTAGGATATACAAGGGAGTTATCCAGGCAATCCAAAAGTCTGATGAAGGCCACCCGTTTag GGCTTACTTGGAGTCTGATGTAGCTGTGTCTGAAGAGCTTATTCAGAAATACAGTAACGTTGTGCTTGGTCACATTAATGGCACAGTCAAAGAGCTGAGACGTCTCTTCCTAGTCGATGACTTAGTTGATTCTCTGAAG ttcGCAGTGTTGATGTGGGTATTCACTTATGTTGGTGCCTTGTTTAATGGTCTGACATTACTGATTCTGG CTTTGATTTCGCTCTTCAGTGTTCCTGTTATTTATGAGAGACATCAG GCCCAAATTGACCATTATTTGGGACTCGTCAACAAGAATGTCAAAGATGCGATGGCTAA GATCCAAGCAAAGATCCCTGGCTTGAAGCGCAAAACTGAGTAA